Proteins co-encoded in one Bacteroidota bacterium genomic window:
- a CDS encoding glycosyltransferase yields MRNRNPKHVVFIGLSGFPFGMAAIQRQKLLGRALTSQNWKVTVICTRSTHPVGTKIRRVGSYMGVLYIYLYSPLRNDSFIIRNAQKLFAPILEFIILFKLNRRNKIKVAIVSNRNSFFESLKYFMVSRLIKFRLTINLVEIYKGRANTSLKNRINDYLFNKFGLFFYDAFLPISDYISDYFAFSKKKYHKIPVIADVTAINGVKQQTHGQPFFLFCGAAAYYKSLNFIIEAFSLLKDMDCKLIIITNGSRQEMDNIYQKIKINSCEDRVTVLSNISDQELHVLYKSSVGLLLPLFDSLQDKARFPHKLAEYLSSGTVILANPIGDIVNYLKDKETVLYSEVGDKESFSRNMEWVLKNKNEAKEIGERETFVALNNFDYYFLGKEMSVFFSKLCLQ; encoded by the coding sequence ATGCGTAATAGGAACCCAAAGCATGTTGTGTTTATTGGGCTGTCAGGCTTCCCATTTGGAATGGCAGCTATTCAGCGGCAGAAATTATTGGGTAGAGCGTTAACTAGTCAGAATTGGAAAGTTACCGTTATTTGTACACGTTCAACGCATCCTGTAGGAACAAAAATAAGGCGGGTTGGAAGTTATATGGGAGTGCTTTATATTTATTTGTATTCACCACTTCGAAACGATTCGTTTATAATTCGAAATGCACAAAAATTATTTGCACCAATTCTTGAATTTATAATTCTATTTAAGTTAAATAGGCGTAACAAAATTAAAGTAGCGATTGTCTCTAATAGAAATTCATTTTTCGAGAGTTTGAAGTATTTCATGGTTTCACGATTAATCAAATTTCGTTTAACGATTAATTTAGTTGAGATTTACAAAGGAAGAGCAAACACTTCACTCAAGAATAGAATCAATGATTATTTGTTTAATAAATTTGGATTGTTCTTTTATGATGCCTTTTTGCCAATTAGTGATTATATATCTGATTACTTTGCGTTTTCTAAGAAAAAGTATCATAAAATACCTGTAATAGCTGATGTAACCGCTATTAACGGTGTTAAGCAACAAACTCACGGGCAACCTTTTTTTTTGTTTTGTGGAGCCGCTGCTTATTATAAATCACTCAATTTTATAATCGAAGCTTTTAGTTTGTTAAAAGATATGGATTGTAAGTTGATTATTATAACCAATGGTTCTCGTCAAGAAATGGATAATATTTATCAAAAAATTAAAATAAATTCTTGTGAGGACAGGGTTACAGTATTAAGCAATATATCGGATCAGGAACTTCATGTTTTGTATAAGTCATCAGTAGGATTATTACTTCCTTTGTTTGACTCATTGCAAGATAAAGCTAGATTCCCACACAAACTGGCAGAATATTTATCATCAGGCACAGTTATTCTCGCAAACCCAATTGGAGATATAGTAAATTATCTTAAGGATAAAGAAACTGTTTTATATTCAGAGGTCGGTGATAAAGAATCGTTTTCAAGGAACATGGAATGGGTTTTGAAAAATAAGAATGAGGCAAAAGAAATTGGTGAACGAGAAACTTTTGTGGCACTTAATAATTTTGATTATTACTTTTTAGGTAAGGAAATGAGTGTTTTTTTTAGTAAACTATGTCTACAATAA
- a CDS encoding acyltransferase codes for MGSGSRFYGIATFVRSSGSVIQIGKKARFRSGSTTNLIGINHACIISTHGKNSEIIIGDNCGFSGTVIGSFNKIVIGNNVNCGANTLITDSDWHLNDPRSGKPKPVIIGNNVWLGYGVIVMKGVSIGDNTVIGAGSVVTKDIPANVVAAGNPCKVIKPLNA; via the coding sequence ATGGGGAGCGGTTCACGTTTTTATGGTATAGCAACATTTGTGCGAAGTAGTGGTTCCGTTATTCAGATCGGAAAGAAGGCGCGTTTTCGTTCAGGTTCTACAACCAATTTGATTGGCATTAATCATGCTTGCATCATCTCCACACATGGTAAGAATAGTGAAATTATTATTGGTGATAACTGCGGTTTTAGCGGAACGGTGATAGGTTCTTTTAATAAAATTGTTATTGGAAACAATGTTAACTGTGGCGCCAATACTTTAATCACCGATTCCGACTGGCATTTAAACGACCCTCGTTCGGGTAAACCAAAGCCGGTTATTATAGGGAATAATGTTTGGCTAGGTTATGGTGTGATAGTGATGAAAGGTGTAAGTATTGGTGACAACACCGTTATTGGAGCCGGAAGTGTGGTAACAAAAGATATACCCGCTAATGTTGTAGCGGCCGGAAATCCCTGTAAAGTAATTAAGCCACTGAATGCGTAA
- a CDS encoding acyltransferase codes for MSTIINILKSLYLKFLIYRSDAYSVCEVYRKYYGVRIGSNSRFTGKRIYFGSEPYLIEIGDNVTITSGVKFQTHDGGVALFRNEIQGLNVFGNIKIGNNVFIGEDAMIMYGVTIGDNVVIGARSVVTKSVPANTVVAGVPARVIKTLEEYKKDSIKKGVIIISKDPIKRKEEIISKLKELGGEIKKEV; via the coding sequence ATGTCTACAATAATAAATATATTAAAATCTCTTTATTTAAAGTTTCTTATTTATAGGAGTGATGCGTATTCTGTATGTGAAGTTTATAGAAAATATTATGGTGTTAGAATTGGAAGTAACTCACGTTTTACCGGAAAAAGGATTTATTTCGGGAGTGAACCATACTTGATTGAAATTGGAGATAATGTTACAATTACCTCTGGTGTTAAATTTCAAACTCATGATGGAGGTGTTGCTTTGTTTCGAAATGAAATACAAGGACTCAATGTTTTCGGAAACATAAAAATTGGCAATAATGTTTTTATAGGGGAGGATGCGATGATTATGTATGGAGTAACTATTGGTGATAATGTAGTTATAGGCGCAAGAAGTGTTGTTACAAAAAGCGTTCCTGCAAATACAGTTGTTGCAGGTGTTCCTGCAAGGGTTATTAAGACTTTAGAGGAATATAAGAAGGACTCAATTAAAAAGGGAGTGATTATTATATCGAAAGATCCAATAAAAAGAAAGGAAGAGATAATTTCAAAGTTAAAAGAGCTCGGTGGTGAGATTAAGAAAGAAGTATAA
- a CDS encoding N-acetyl sugar amidotransferase, with amino-acid sequence MALKGKVCVKGLWDESIPDITFNEQGVSNYCLLQEKMMADYPKNDMAIKKWEGIVESVKAKGGNKYNCVIGVSGGVDSSYLLHIAKEYGLKPLAVHLDNGFNSEIAVRNIENVTRALDIDLVTHVIDYEEIKDLLRSYMKASMPWIDFPTDLAIKGTMYNVALKYGIKYIIRGNDFRSEGKQPAEWTYSDNKQLLYLHKQFGSGIKLKTFPQLSIFKEVYAGYIKGIRDVRPYYYINYNKQDAKKLLIEKYNWQDYGGHHHENLFTKFAMSYWLPKKFKIDKRIINLSAQILSGAMTREEAMEKINQPFDAEDNLQNLKDYVLKKLDLTDNDFTNIMALPPKTYKSYPSDYDFIFKNVKHFKWLIKRIYDFKPMAIESSEVIDGKANAKN; translated from the coding sequence ATGGCATTAAAAGGTAAAGTGTGTGTAAAAGGATTGTGGGATGAAAGTATTCCGGATATAACATTTAACGAGCAAGGAGTTTCTAATTATTGTTTACTACAAGAAAAAATGATGGCCGATTATCCTAAAAATGATATGGCCATTAAGAAATGGGAAGGAATTGTAGAGTCTGTTAAAGCAAAGGGTGGCAATAAGTACAATTGTGTAATTGGCGTGAGCGGTGGTGTAGATAGTAGTTATTTGCTACATATTGCTAAAGAGTATGGATTAAAACCGTTGGCTGTACATTTGGATAATGGTTTTAATTCGGAGATTGCTGTTCGAAATATTGAAAACGTTACCAGAGCTTTGGATATTGATTTGGTAACCCACGTAATCGACTATGAAGAGATCAAGGATTTGTTGCGTTCTTATATGAAAGCAAGTATGCCTTGGATAGATTTTCCAACCGACCTAGCTATTAAAGGTACAATGTATAACGTGGCTTTAAAGTATGGTATCAAATACATAATCCGAGGAAATGATTTTCGAAGTGAAGGTAAGCAGCCTGCTGAGTGGACATATTCTGATAATAAGCAGTTATTGTATTTGCACAAACAATTTGGAAGCGGAATAAAATTAAAGACCTTTCCGCAATTATCGATTTTTAAGGAAGTTTATGCGGGATATATTAAGGGCATTAGAGATGTAAGACCTTATTATTACATAAATTATAATAAGCAGGACGCGAAAAAATTATTAATAGAAAAATACAATTGGCAGGATTACGGAGGACATCACCATGAGAATTTATTTACCAAATTCGCCATGTCTTATTGGTTACCTAAAAAATTTAAAATAGATAAGCGAATAATTAATTTATCGGCTCAGATTTTAAGCGGGGCGATGACGCGCGAAGAAGCTATGGAAAAAATAAATCAGCCTTTTGACGCGGAGGATAATTTGCAGAACTTGAAAGATTATGTTTTAAAAAAGCTGGATTTGACGGATAATGATTTTACAAATATTATGGCGTTGCCTCCAAAAACGTATAAGAGTTATCCTTCGGATTATGATTTCATTTTTAAGAACGTGAAGCATTTTAAATGGCTAATTAAAAGAATTTACGACTTTAAGCCAATGGCCATTGAGAGTTCAGAAGTAATAGACGGGAAAGCGAATGCCAAAAATTGA
- a CDS encoding glycosyltransferase: MLKILFVIGSLELGGKERQSIELIKGLVANGFDCELLLLKNAILYPEIKEIGCQLHVLDKQSISKFKLFKEVGRVIKQVKPDIVQSWDFQSSLFVCFYTWLNKIPFVNYSIRYGKKINALSKTGLLAQITFLFSDYVLANSLTGLEAHGLKVSQKNRAIYNGYDFKRAKLNKEAEAIKRELNIEDGFVIGMVGNFLDAKDHKTIIMATQELLKSRKDITVVFIGNGSKLNEAKALIANQNSGHYRFLNNITAVEDYINIFDIHCLICNTIGHAEGISNAIMEGMAMGKPVVATDSGGNKEIVVDGKTGFIVEPFNIHQLTERLTLLLNDHSLRKSQGEAGRLRIQTEFSLDKLTHNFIELYSSIATKTDLPNLAKSTESINNKT, encoded by the coding sequence ATGTTGAAAATACTATTTGTTATTGGTAGTCTGGAATTAGGAGGGAAGGAGAGACAATCTATTGAACTCATAAAGGGTTTAGTAGCGAATGGTTTTGATTGCGAATTGCTTCTGCTAAAAAACGCAATTCTTTATCCTGAAATAAAGGAGATTGGTTGCCAACTGCATGTATTGGATAAGCAAAGCATCTCTAAATTTAAATTATTTAAGGAGGTTGGAAGGGTTATAAAGCAAGTAAAGCCGGATATAGTGCAGTCATGGGATTTTCAAAGTTCACTTTTTGTTTGTTTCTATACTTGGTTAAATAAGATTCCTTTTGTGAATTACTCGATAAGGTACGGCAAGAAAATTAATGCTCTTAGTAAAACCGGACTATTAGCACAAATTACTTTTTTATTTTCAGATTATGTTCTTGCCAATTCGCTGACAGGATTAGAAGCGCATGGTTTGAAGGTTTCTCAGAAAAACAGAGCTATTTACAATGGATATGATTTCAAGCGAGCTAAACTTAATAAGGAAGCTGAGGCTATAAAACGCGAATTGAATATTGAAGATGGATTTGTTATAGGTATGGTAGGTAATTTTTTGGACGCGAAAGATCACAAAACAATTATCATGGCAACGCAGGAGTTATTGAAGAGCAGGAAAGATATCACCGTTGTTTTTATTGGTAATGGTTCAAAGTTAAACGAAGCTAAAGCATTAATTGCAAATCAAAATAGTGGACATTATCGTTTTTTGAATAACATAACGGCTGTTGAGGATTACATTAACATATTTGATATTCATTGTTTGATTTGTAATACTATTGGTCATGCCGAGGGAATTTCTAATGCAATCATGGAAGGTATGGCAATGGGAAAACCTGTAGTTGCAACCGATAGTGGTGGTAATAAGGAAATAGTTGTGGATGGAAAAACAGGGTTTATTGTGGAGCCTTTTAATATTCATCAACTAACCGAGCGGCTCACGTTGCTGTTAAATGATCACAGTTTGAGAAAATCGCAAGGTGAGGCAGGTCGATTGCGAATTCAAACGGAGTTTAGTTTGGATAAACTAACTCACAACTTTATTGAACTTTATAGTTCAATCGCAACAAAAACGGACTTACCTAATTTAGCTAAGTCAACAGAGTCAATAAACAATAAAACATGA
- a CDS encoding CapA family protein produces the protein MNSERNHIAVTFVGDISFNDDYIKYYKAGVNPFKSIQPSLQSKDFVIGNLECMAKGENGENLLRRPRISTTAETLNYLSGLNVKLVSLAHNHVFDHLEDGFKNTTESLDKNGIRYLGASQDRFQFDKPVILNERGVSIGLLNYVTLDTNPNMPDNAGVYLNVFEVEKARKDIIDLKQKTDHVVALLHWGGRVEGGYYPDYDQPEVARALIDAGADLIIGSHSHTIQPFEIYKGKYIFYSLGNFCFSDYVFENTFNPLPPRQYITTLVSVIFEKESYQVDLEFFENRKTEFVKINYDSVLKRRNWLFKVFFRKLVFWKMYFFHKKKILPLMNFMNRGDINFTEKMARLLNSFKKRIKPQTI, from the coding sequence GTGAATTCAGAAAGAAATCATATAGCGGTTACTTTTGTTGGCGACATTAGCTTTAACGACGACTATATTAAATATTACAAAGCTGGTGTAAATCCATTTAAATCTATTCAACCCTCTTTGCAATCAAAGGATTTTGTGATTGGAAATTTAGAGTGTATGGCAAAAGGAGAGAACGGTGAAAACTTGCTGCGCAGACCTAGAATTTCCACGACCGCTGAAACATTAAATTATCTTTCGGGTTTGAATGTGAAGCTGGTTTCTTTGGCTCATAATCACGTTTTTGATCATTTGGAAGATGGATTTAAAAATACTACAGAGTCATTGGATAAAAATGGTATTCGTTATCTAGGAGCTTCTCAGGATCGGTTTCAGTTTGATAAGCCTGTTATTTTGAACGAAAGGGGAGTCAGCATAGGCTTGCTGAATTACGTTACGCTTGATACCAATCCCAATATGCCTGATAATGCAGGAGTTTACCTTAATGTTTTTGAAGTGGAAAAGGCGCGCAAAGATATCATCGACTTGAAACAAAAAACAGATCATGTAGTTGCGCTGTTGCACTGGGGCGGACGGGTAGAAGGTGGATATTATCCGGACTATGATCAACCTGAAGTAGCGCGAGCATTGATTGATGCAGGTGCCGATTTAATAATCGGTTCACATTCTCACACCATTCAGCCCTTTGAAATTTATAAGGGTAAATATATTTTCTATAGTTTGGGTAATTTTTGTTTTTCGGATTATGTTTTTGAGAATACATTTAATCCGCTACCACCAAGACAATATATAACTACATTAGTTTCTGTAATTTTTGAAAAGGAAAGTTATCAGGTAGATTTGGAGTTTTTTGAGAATCGAAAAACAGAATTTGTAAAAATAAATTACGACTCAGTATTAAAACGCAGAAATTGGTTGTTCAAAGTTTTCTTTAGGAAATTAGTTTTCTGGAAAATGTACTTTTTTCACAAAAAGAAAATCCTTCCTCTTATGAATTTTATGAATAGAGGTGATATTAATTTCACTGAGAAAATGGCACGGTTATTAAACTCGTTTAAAAAGCGAATAAAACCTCAGACGATTTAA
- a CDS encoding DUF354 domain-containing protein, with protein MPKIDYIFSAGHPAQYYMLKNSYNYFKSIGKQVRFVIRDKDILEKLLIEDNQQYYKINTKGNRKGKWSVLLFGFFDIILQDIRLFKFCLFNRPKLMVGTDYSIAHVGFVLGIPSFVLNEDDFSVNKYFCKLAYPFATKIISPKVCDVGKYGYKKIGYDGYQKLAYLHPNYFTPDISVRNKYFSENEKYVLIRVVNFNAGHDIESVNSGISQELIKDVIAIINSYGYTVYISGEKELSDDLKKYALKIKATDIHHIMHYSGLFIADSQSMIVEASILGVPSIRFNSFVGKISVMNELENTYGLTNGIHIKEPELLKEKVKEILSDVNYRKQLQVKRDKMLNEKVDVTALLIKLMSDYTQDKSKNN; from the coding sequence ATGCCAAAAATTGATTATATTTTTTCTGCAGGGCATCCGGCACAGTATTATATGCTTAAAAACAGCTATAATTATTTTAAATCAATTGGGAAGCAGGTTCGTTTTGTGATTAGGGATAAGGATATTTTAGAGAAGTTATTGATTGAGGATAATCAGCAATACTATAAAATAAACACGAAGGGAAACCGCAAAGGGAAATGGTCGGTATTATTATTTGGCTTTTTTGACATCATATTGCAAGATATAAGATTGTTTAAATTTTGTTTGTTTAATCGCCCTAAGCTAATGGTTGGAACTGACTATTCTATCGCGCACGTTGGATTTGTTTTGGGAATTCCTTCATTTGTTTTAAATGAGGATGATTTTAGCGTGAATAAATATTTTTGTAAACTGGCATATCCTTTTGCAACTAAAATTATTTCGCCCAAGGTGTGTGATGTTGGCAAATACGGTTATAAAAAGATTGGATATGATGGCTATCAGAAATTAGCCTATTTACACCCTAACTATTTCACGCCTGATATTTCAGTTAGAAATAAATATTTTTCTGAAAATGAAAAGTATGTGCTCATCAGGGTGGTTAATTTTAATGCCGGGCACGATATTGAGTCTGTGAATTCCGGTATTTCGCAAGAACTGATTAAAGACGTAATTGCAATTATAAATTCATACGGTTATACAGTTTATATATCAGGAGAGAAAGAACTGTCTGATGATTTAAAAAAGTATGCACTTAAAATAAAGGCTACAGATATTCATCATATAATGCATTACTCCGGTTTATTCATTGCAGATAGTCAGAGCATGATAGTAGAAGCGTCCATATTAGGAGTTCCCTCCATACGTTTTAATAGTTTTGTAGGAAAAATATCCGTGATGAATGAGCTCGAAAATACCTATGGTTTAACAAATGGCATTCATATTAAAGAGCCGGAGTTGCTAAAAGAGAAAGTAAAAGAAATATTAAGCGATGTGAATTATAGAAAACAATTGCAAGTGAAGCGAGATAAGATGCTGAATGAAAAAGTGGACGTAACTGCACTGCTAATAAAATTGATGTCCGACTATACTCAAGATAAATCAAAAAATAATTAA
- a CDS encoding oligosaccharide flippase family protein: MTVKTFINLKNIGRNRTLLKYVSASYLSIPVSLVTGFIAFRNIDPYYMGIWSALTIFETYAVFLRLGVVNGMNRELPFSLGKGEAETAVRYAQTTLAFTLIDIVLLILLFPLIFIISGFKEIHIVAIAVSILRVILNFYITYLSATFRSDDNFNKLSNIQFAILGLKLLACPIVLLGFYGFLIYELVLVLANVLLLHIYRPFKLKPVLHTDSLWKLLKVGFPIFLSSYLISFIDTLPRLYILKNSNAHTLGIYSPIIMLLSTVAILPNTLSTYLYPKFSFNLGKHNNPKDIFQKLMKVYFYSFVIISFLCVAGYFLFDYFIQLFPKYKESLPYLKMALLICPFVFFKLGNMFNVVMKKYTYMYTFVVLYGIIQAVSLYVLSFYFRDILDIVIYSQVVSSVLVLAISVLMNYLLVLNIEKTNKLINTN, from the coding sequence TTGACAGTTAAAACATTTATTAATTTAAAAAACATAGGAAGAAACAGAACGCTTCTTAAATATGTATCGGCCTCTTATCTGTCTATTCCGGTTTCATTAGTTACTGGGTTTATTGCGTTCAGAAATATTGATCCCTATTATATGGGGATTTGGAGCGCATTAACCATTTTTGAAACCTATGCTGTTTTTTTACGACTAGGCGTCGTGAATGGCATGAATCGGGAGCTGCCTTTTTCTCTTGGCAAAGGAGAGGCTGAGACAGCTGTGAGGTATGCACAAACCACGCTGGCATTTACGTTGATTGATATTGTACTTTTAATTCTTCTTTTTCCTTTAATTTTTATTATTTCAGGTTTTAAAGAAATTCACATTGTAGCCATTGCAGTTTCGATACTTAGGGTTATCCTCAATTTTTACATTACTTATCTCTCCGCTACTTTTCGATCGGATGATAATTTTAATAAATTAAGTAACATACAGTTTGCTATCCTTGGCTTAAAGCTTTTGGCCTGTCCAATCGTGTTACTTGGCTTTTACGGTTTTCTTATTTATGAACTTGTTTTGGTATTAGCAAATGTTTTATTACTGCATATTTACCGCCCTTTTAAATTAAAACCGGTGTTGCATACTGACTCACTTTGGAAATTGCTCAAAGTGGGCTTCCCGATTTTTTTATCCTCTTACTTAATTAGTTTTATTGATACACTTCCGCGACTTTATATTTTAAAGAACAGCAACGCGCATACGTTAGGTATATATTCTCCAATAATTATGTTGCTAAGCACAGTGGCAATACTTCCCAATACTCTGTCAACTTATCTCTATCCTAAATTTTCCTTTAACCTCGGGAAGCATAATAATCCAAAAGATATTTTTCAAAAGTTAATGAAAGTATATTTTTACTCTTTTGTAATTATTTCTTTTTTATGCGTAGCAGGTTATTTTCTATTTGACTATTTCATTCAATTATTTCCTAAGTACAAAGAGTCTCTTCCTTATTTAAAAATGGCACTTTTAATTTGTCCTTTTGTGTTTTTTAAATTGGGTAACATGTTTAATGTGGTGATGAAAAAATATACATATATGTATACGTTTGTTGTATTGTACGGTATAATCCAGGCAGTTTCACTCTACGTCTTGTCTTTTTATTTTCGTGATATTCTCGATATAGTTATTTATTCGCAGGTTGTTTCCTCAGTTCTTGTTTTAGCGATAAGTGTTCTAATGAATTATTTGTTGGTTCTAAATATTGAGAAGACTAATAAATTAATCAATACAAATTGA
- a CDS encoding O-antigen ligase family protein, with translation MAKQRKVKFFDDKIIKVLLALYALILIQGFIYNGFSFAGVYTPLIYFYLPYLVYRILGVSFAKYYIKVLYAIAVFTFPIWLLQSLYPPFDQFLRGAIEAVFPYGWGSVPRSLLIYTAAWRDDLFNTDLGIYRNSGLFHEPGAYAVFLLLGVILNICVTGKVFERKSVFFIICLLSTLSTTGFITLFVVLIGYLLKMKVNIGIKIAAVMIFLSISTVIYTSGEFLQEKINTQFEDQSYAAQQNLGKYGAESGRFYAFFVSTKLFLEHPFFGRGILYASSEKASGEMHEEGSYSYGFTGILSTYGLFFGLFYLFSLYKGFKYFCFLSKQPLIFIVSVFIAINLALLTQVFITSTILVVIFIAGVYSKDVVLMKAKSKLAHA, from the coding sequence GTGGCAAAGCAACGGAAGGTGAAGTTTTTTGACGATAAAATAATAAAAGTGTTACTGGCGCTTTACGCTTTAATACTCATTCAAGGTTTTATTTACAACGGATTCTCATTTGCAGGTGTTTATACGCCTCTTATTTATTTTTATTTACCGTATTTGGTGTATAGAATTTTAGGCGTTTCATTTGCAAAATACTACATCAAAGTATTATACGCTATTGCTGTTTTTACATTTCCTATTTGGCTTCTGCAATCACTATATCCACCATTTGATCAATTTTTGAGAGGAGCCATTGAAGCAGTGTTTCCTTACGGATGGGGCTCTGTACCACGTTCTTTGTTGATTTACACCGCGGCCTGGCGCGATGATTTATTTAATACGGATTTAGGAATTTACCGAAACTCCGGTTTGTTTCATGAACCCGGAGCGTATGCCGTATTTCTTTTACTGGGTGTTATTCTTAATATTTGCGTTACAGGTAAGGTTTTTGAAAGGAAGTCTGTATTTTTTATTATTTGCCTCTTGTCCACCCTCTCAACAACCGGCTTTATTACCTTGTTTGTAGTGTTAATAGGTTATTTATTAAAAATGAAAGTAAACATTGGTATTAAGATTGCCGCGGTGATGATTTTTTTGAGTATATCTACTGTAATTTATACCAGTGGCGAGTTTTTGCAAGAGAAAATAAATACGCAGTTTGAAGATCAAAGTTACGCGGCACAACAGAATTTAGGAAAGTATGGTGCTGAGTCCGGACGGTTTTACGCTTTCTTCGTGTCAACTAAACTGTTTTTAGAACATCCCTTTTTCGGCAGAGGAATTTTATACGCCTCTAGCGAAAAAGCAAGCGGTGAAATGCATGAAGAGGGAAGTTACTCCTATGGCTTTACCGGTATCTTATCTACCTACGGTTTGTTTTTTGGGCTGTTCTATTTGTTTAGCTTATACAAGGGGTTTAAATATTTTTGTTTTCTTTCTAAACAGCCTTTAATTTTTATAGTAAGTGTATTTATTGCCATCAACCTTGCATTATTGACTCAGGTATTTATTACATCAACCATACTTGTTGTCATTTTTATTGCAGGAGTTTATAGCAAGGACGTAGTTTTAATGAAGGCAAAATCGAAATTAGCCCATGCTTAA
- a CDS encoding glycosyltransferase family 4 protein, whose translation MKVLFVISGNLTGSDVIVNNQAESIIKQNKAVNIEFYKIKGKGVLGYLKNVYPLRQKIKELSPDLIHAHYSLCAYVSVLTFSKRPLVVSLMGSDVHLSRLWAFIMKVFSFFWKRVIVKSEDMKRKCVVKVDQVIPNGVDLSKYPVLSKEDAKQVLALDVNKKYILFLADPARPEKNYSLAEAAFRKLNDKNCELLAVHNIEHNKTKYYYYAAEVVLMTSLYEGSPNVIKEAMACNCKIVCTDVGDVAELLKDLKGCYLTQFNDETVARDLRKALDFKGETGGRLRLMKLGLDSDSVSEKIVNVYKGVLNSKQ comes from the coding sequence ATGAAAGTTTTATTTGTTATTAGCGGAAATCTTACCGGAAGTGATGTAATTGTGAATAATCAGGCGGAATCGATTATTAAGCAGAATAAAGCTGTAAATATTGAGTTTTATAAAATAAAAGGCAAAGGAGTTTTAGGCTATTTAAAAAACGTATACCCCTTGCGGCAAAAAATAAAGGAACTTTCACCGGATCTGATCCACGCTCATTATTCTTTATGTGCATACGTTTCCGTTCTTACTTTCTCAAAAAGACCATTAGTGGTTTCATTAATGGGAAGCGACGTGCATTTAAGCCGTTTATGGGCTTTTATTATGAAGGTATTTTCTTTTTTTTGGAAGCGAGTAATTGTGAAGTCAGAGGATATGAAAAGGAAATGTGTCGTTAAAGTAGATCAAGTAATACCTAATGGTGTTGATTTAAGTAAATACCCTGTACTGAGCAAAGAGGATGCAAAACAAGTGTTAGCATTGGATGTAAATAAAAAATACATTTTATTTCTTGCGGATCCGGCACGACCGGAAAAGAATTATAGTTTAGCTGAAGCCGCCTTTCGGAAATTAAATGACAAAAACTGTGAATTGCTGGCAGTACATAATATTGAACATAATAAAACAAAGTATTACTATTATGCGGCTGAAGTAGTGTTAATGACTTCGCTGTATGAGGGATCGCCAAATGTTATTAAAGAAGCTATGGCATGCAACTGTAAAATTGTATGTACGGATGTGGGAGATGTTGCTGAGTTGCTTAAAGATTTAAAGGGTTGTTACCTCACTCAATTCAATGATGAAACAGTAGCACGGGATTTGAGAAAAGCTCTTGATTTTAAGGGTGAAACAGGTGGAAGATTACGCTTAATGAAATTAGGATTAGACAGTGATAGTGTGTCGGAAAAAATAGTTAACGTTTACAAGGGGGTCTTAAATAGCAAACAGTAG